The following is a genomic window from Synechococcus sp. JA-2-3B'a(2-13).
CTTCGGCACGCTGCAGACGCTGCTGGGGGGCACCTACGTCAATGATTTCGACCTGTTCAACCGCAACTACCGGGTCTATGTGCAGGCGGATCAAGCATTCCGAGGTAACCCGGAAAGCATCGGCCAGTTCTACGTGCGGGGTGGGCAGGGGCAGCTCTTGCCGTTGAGCACCCTGGTTCAGGTGGAGGAGACCACCAGCCCGGCCATCATCAACCACTTCAACCTCTTCCGCTCGGTGGAAATTCAGGGCAGCGCCCTGCCGGGCTTTAGCTCAGGGCAAGCGATTCGGGCTATGGAAACTCTAGCCGCCCAGTTGTTGCCGCAGGGGTTTGGCTTCGAGTGGTCGGGCCTGTCGCTGGAAGAAATCGAGTCGGGAGGACAGGCGCCGCTGATCTTTGCTTTGGGCTCGGTGTTCGTCTTCCTGGTGCTGGCGGCGCAATTTGAGAGCTATGTGGATCCCTTGATCATTTTGTTGGCGGTGCCGCTGGCGGTTCTTGGGGCTCTTTTGGCGCAACTGCTGCGGGGCTTGACCAACGACGTCTTCTGCCAAGTCGGGTTGGTGATGTTGATCGGGCTGGCCAGCAAAAACTCCATCTTGATTGTGGAGTTTGCCAACCAGTTGGTTGCCCAAGGGATCCCCCTGGTTAAGGCTGCAGTGCAGGCGGCAGAGACCCGCTTCCGCGCGATTCTCATGACGGCCTTGAGCACCATACTTGGCATTTTCCCGCTGGCAGTGGCCAGCGGGGCCGGGGCCGCCAGCCGTCAGTCTCTGGGCACGGCGGTGATCGGCGGCATGTTCGTCTCGACAATGCTCAGTTTGCTGGTGGTGCCGGTGCTCTATGTCGTGATCAAGGGGATCCAGGTGCGAATTTTGGGGGGATCCCCTTCGCCTGTGGATCTGGCGCATCTGCCCCCACCGGAGGATCCCAAGGATCTGCTGCCTGGTGGCGACAGCGTTGGGTAGCAAGAGGGATCTGCTTGCTTCTTCTCTTCTGGCGGAAAAGCGAGTGGGGGAAGGGGGCACCTTTCATCCACCGCAGGCCCTGTCCTCGAGCAGTTCGGACTCGGCTTCGCTGGGCATTTTTTCCCAGAACTGAGCCAGGTGTTGCAGGCCCACAAAGCCCAACTGCCAGAGGATCAAGGCTAGAGGGCCGTGCTGCTGCCGTTGGATCTTCAGGGCCAGAGCCAGTTGTTTGGGCTTGAGGAGCTGTTGCTGCTCAGCAAACTGGCAGAACTGTCGATCCCATTGGCTAAGGGCTTGTAAATCCGGCAGGGTCGGTTCCATAGGTTTGGCCAGGCAGGAAAGGATTGAATGTCGAGGATCGGGATCCTCGTACTGATTCTGGGGATCTTCTTGCGGATCCCTTGCAACAGGTTTCTTCCAGGGTATGTGACCACCCAGGCCCTCCCAAGGCCGGTTAGGGCAGAGAGGACTGAGCTTTGTCGCAAAGCTGGCTTATAGATCCTGGCAGGACGGTCTATCCCCAGGGGTCGTCGTCGAAGGGACTATCTGACCAATAGCCACTCTGCTGGGATGGGGGGGGCTGTTGGGGAAGGGGCGGCGTGTAAGCAGGAGGCGGTGTTGGGATGGGGGTGGGTTTTTCCAGATCCTCAAGTCGAGGCAGGTCGGCGGGCTTGGGCTCGACACCAAGGCTTCTCAGCTTGGCTTGCGTTTCTTGCACTTGCGCATTGAGCTCTTCCAGGTAGGCGCGGTAGTGGTTGGCAGCTTCCAGGTACTGCTTGGCTTTCTTTTCGTTTTCCTGGACGACCGCCTCCAGTTCTTTGGTGCGAACGGTGTAATCGGCCTCTTGATTGGTGAGGTTTTCGATAGCTTGATTGAGTACAGCCCGCCGGCGCTCCAGTTGGGCTACGATTTCCGACAACTGTCGTTCTCGCTCGCTGAGGCTGCGTTCGCGGTTTTGGGTTTGTTCCAGTTGAAAGCTAGCCTGGCTTAACTGCTCTCGCAAATACATCACCTGGGGCTCTGTCTCGTTGCGTTCCTGCTGCAACTCAAAGACCCGGGCTTCCAAGTGATCTTTTTCCTGCTGCAACACTTCCCGCTCGTTCAAAAGACGGGTGTAGAGCTGGTTGAGAAAGTCCACCTCCATCACCACTTGGCTAAGCTGAGTGGCGTATTCCCCAACCAAAGCCAACTCCCGAGCGAGGTTTTGGGTTTCACTGGTGGCTTGATCGGTGAAAAACTGGGGAAGTTGGGTGGTTTCTCTGAGGCGTTGGGTAAATTGCTTGAAGCGGAAAGAAAAGTTGCTCGCCATTGCCGGTGCGGTAGCCTCGAAGATCAGGGGAATGCCGATGGTTGGATTTCACAGGGCTTGGATTGCTTCCAATCTACTTGGATTGCTTCCAATCTAACATTGAGCTACAGCTTTTGCGGAAGCTTGCCTTAGGTGGGATCGGGGGGAGTTTCAGGGGCCGGCATGGCAACTTCCCCAGAGGGATCCCGCTTCTCGGATTCCGGCTGGGGGTTTTCTGTCGCTCTGTTTTTAACCTTGTCTTTTTGGTCTTTCGAGGTGCCTTCTGAATCTTGGCCGGAGATGCGGCGCAACAGCCGTTGCAGGAGTGGGCTGCGGCGATTGCCGATGACGGAGAAGCGGCTTTCAATCTCCTCGACGGGGACGGGATCCATTTGGGCCAGCTCCGGCTCGCTGAGGAGGAGTACCCGTATCGTTGCAATGGGGATCTGCAAGAATAGGTTGGATCCCCAAAACCCAAAGGCAGCTATGGCTAGGCCTGCCAGACGGGTGCCGTTGCCAGGGGTGAGCGGGGCAAAGAGGGGGGCAAAGTCGTAGAGGCGCTCACCGACTTCCAGCATCAGGATTGCCGCCAACAGCGTCAAAATCTTATGTTCGGGGCTGAGGAAGGCGGCCAAGATGCGGCGCTGCTCGAGGGTGAGTTCTTCTGGGGGGACAGAAGCCACCCACACGCTAAAGATGTCAAACGGTTTGCGCCACTGCATAGCAAAGACCGGCCCAATGCCCACCACGGCCACCCAAGCCTGCTCCGCCCCCACCGGCAGGAGGGGATCCCCTGTGGCCAGCCCGATCAGGGTCAGCCCCACCCACAAGGGGAAGAGGAGGATGCCGGCGGCATGGATCCAGAGGAAAGGTTCCTGCCAATGGCTGCGCATGGGGAGATGCCAAAAGGGACAGGGGAGAGCAGGGCTAGGGGCGGGATTTGTCCACCACTTCCAATTCTGTGAGGCGGAAGGTGACTAATTTGTCCCAGTTGCCGCCTTCAAAGAGGACAGCGGCATGGTTGTCGGTAACCCGCTGTACCTGGCCCTCAAAGCAGTAGTAGGTGTCGTTGGGGTTGATGACCCGCACGGCAACGCCGGGGTAGATCGGGGGAAGGGCTTCGAGGAGGGTTGGGGTTGGAGTCGTGTTCACGTTTCAGCTATCCTCTTTTTTTGCAGAAGCTCTGCCTTACTATTATGGGGGAAAGCCCCTCTCTTGCCGAGTCTCCCCCTCGTTGAGCTTCTTCCCACAGCGGTTCGCCGAGGGTTGGGCAATGGCTGAGGTGTGGCTTCCAGCCCGCTAACACGAAAGGGGCCTGCACTGCAACTTCGACGGTCAACCCAGCTCCCCCTCAAGGCCCCAGACCATGGCTACCGGCGCACAGTCTTCCCCCTCCCAACTCTGGCATGTGTTGGTGATCGATGATGAGCAGGGACGGCGGGCTGTGGCCCTCAGTGCTGCCACCTATTCCATCGGCAGGGATCCCAGCAATGCGATTGTCATCGATTCGGCGGCGGTTTCCCGGCAACACGCGCTGCTGCTGCGGCTACCCCACAAAGATGGCCAATATACCTACCGGCTGCTGGACGGCAATATCGAGGGCAAGCGCAGCACCAACGGCGTCTCGGTGAATGGGCAGAGATGTTTGAGCTGGGATCTCAAGGATGGGGATCAGATCCTGTTGGGGAATCAGGTGCGGATGCAGTACTGCATTCGCCAGTTGTCAGACGAAGATTTTCAGCGGTATCTCCAGTCTGTAAGCTTTCGCAGCGTGAAGGCGGAGGTGGTGGATCGACGCTCCACAACCATGCAGCGGTTTGATCCGCCCTCGATGCAGGCAATTTTGCCCCAAGAGGAGACGACGGAGAGAATTGACGTGAAGCCTCAACGCCGCAATCCGCTGCGGCTGCTGTTCCAGACCCTCTGGGGGCGTTTGAGGGGGAAGCTGAGATAACTTAACCCTCGGGGATGCCCACCCGTTCTGAGTCTGGGAGCGATGACGCGGTCTCGTCGGTGCTGTCTTTGCGGTCTTGCTCTGACGCTTCTGCCTGCAAGTCCAGGAGGGAGGGGGAGTTGGCTTCCCCAATCAACACTCCCCGCAGCCAGAGGGGAGCGACAAAGGTGGTGGCAATCACCATGACGATGATGCTGACATCGAGGGCATCGGAGAGAACCCCACTGGCGGCCCCCACACCGGCAAACACCAGGCCCACCTCACCCCGGGGAATCATGCCCACCCCGATGGCGTAGCGGTTGATGCCCGGCTTGCCAAAGGCCCCCAAGCCCGCTGCTAGCTTGCCCACAATGGCAACTCCGATCAAGAAGACGGCAATGATCAGCCCCTCTCGGTTGACGGGGAGGGTGGGGTTGAGTACGGCAAGGTTGGTTTTGGCCCCGACGCAGACGAAGAAGATGGGCACCAGTAGGTCGGAAATGGGCTTGATCTGTTCTTCCAGCTCTTGCCGTTTCTCGGTTTCGGCCAAGATCAGGCCAGCGGCAAAAGCGCCCAAAATCGCTTCTAGATGAATGATTTGCCCTACATAAGCCAGCAGAAAGGCCAGCACAAGGGCGGGCAGAAGGGGGTTACCTCGGGTCTTCAGGCTGTTGAGAAGGGCAACAAAGTAGGGGCTGAGAAGGCGCCCCAAAACAATGGAGCCGACCAAGAAGACGATGGCACTGAGGATGATGATGCCGATATCGGAAAGGTTGACTTCTCCGTTTTTGGCCAAGCCCGCCACCACGGCCAAGATGATGATGCCCAACACGTCATCCAAGACGGCGGCACCAATGATCACTTGCCCCTCTGGGGAGGTGAGTTTTTGCAGCTCGGCCAAGACGCGGGCGGTGATGCCGATGCTGGTTGCTGTGAGGGCAGCGCCGGCAAATATGGCGGGGATAACGGGCACATGAAACAGGTAGAGCAAGCCCAGGGTTCCGGCCAGGAAAGGCACAGCGACCCCGATGACGGCTACGGCTGCGGCTTGAGGGCCGACCCGCAACAGCTCGGCCAGATCCGACTCGAGGCCGATTTCAAACAAAAGGACGATCACCCCGATCTCGGAGAGGATGTCGATGATCTGGCTTTGGGAGGAGAACACCTGTACCAGGGATCCCTCGTCGAGTCCGGCAGTGGCTTGCAGAAATTGCATCAGTGCTGAGGATTGAGCCAAGGTGTGCAGCTCTTGGCCGGAAACTTGTCCTTCTGGGAAGACAAGCAACCCCAGAGCGGAGGTTCCCACCGTAACGCCCCCCAGCAATTCTCCCAGCACCGGCGGAAAGCCGAGGCGAACGGCGATTTCTCCGGCAATACGGCTGGCCAGATAGATGACCACCAGAGCCATCAGCACCGCCGCCAAGATCAGGGGTAAAAGATTGGCAGCCCCTTCCGGTTCAAGGGGGGCAGCGGCTTCAACAGCAAGCAACACTGAATCTAGGTTGTTCAACAGCAAGATCTCACCCTCAAATGATGAACAGCTTTTTGTCTCGGGCCGGCCCTGGTGGGAACGCTGCCGTTCCCATTCCTTTCGCCCTTCTGCTGGAAGACTGTTACAGAAGCTAACCTCCCTTGGGAACTGTTGGCAACGCCCAGGTAGGCACTCTTATACTCCAGATAATTTGATACTTATCTGGAGTATTGTCTCCACAGACGTTCCCATGAGCAGGACGAAGCCCTTATCACCCCGCTCCTGGAAAATCCCTCAGAGCCAACAACCCAGGTGGACGACGAGCTGCTCCTCAGGAGGAAGCCTCGCCATGGCCCGGTGCAGGGTTGGATCCATCCAAATCGGACGATGGCCCAGACAGATCCAGAGGATTAAAGCGGTTCATGGCTGTCCTCAGTCCCTCTTGCCAGCAGCACTCCACGGCCTCTACCGCCACATCCAACACCCGCTCCAGCACCTCTTGTTCTGCAGGGGCGAATCCACCCAACACATGCCCGACTACATCTTGGCTGCCCTTGGGTTTGCCCACCCCCAAACGCAGCCGTGGAAACGCCTCGCTCCCCAAGTGCTGAATGATGGACTTCATGCCGTTGTGCCCACCGGCAGAACCGGATCCCCGCAGGCGCAGACGACCCAGCGGCAGATCCATATCGTCGTACACCACCAGCACAGAGGCGAGATCTAACTTGTACCAATCCAGCACCGCCCGCACCGATTGGCCGGAACGGTTCATGTAGGTTTCCGGCTTGAGCAAGCGTCGCTTTCCTCCCAGGGCAAACCCTTCTCCGTAGCTACCTTGGAATCGCTTCTCCAAAACCAACGGGATCCCCCAGCGCTGCGCCAGCCGATCCACCACCATAAAGCCGCAATTGTGGCGAGTATTGGCGTATTGAGGGCCGGGATTGCCCAAGCCCACAACAAGCTGCAGGGAAATCTCATCTACCTCCTTGGGCTTGACCTGGGTCACAACGTTTCTCGCCTCCTCGAGCTAAAGTAAGGCATCGCTGCTTTGAGTGGTGTTGGCGTGTTTTCGGGCTGCTGATCGCCCCGGAGGTTCGGATACCCAGCCGGCGGCAGGAGAACTCTTGGGGGCGAATGACTCCGCCATTGTTTATTGTGAACGCTTAATGTGAACGCTTCTGACCAACCCTGCTATGAGCCTGCCCACCCCCTTCGGTCTTCACCCCAGCACAACCGAATTCGAGGCCTCGGATGCCCTGCGCCTCAGCCAGCGTCTGATTCAAGTGGGGATCGCCCTCTCCTCAGAAACAGATCTGGGGCGGCTGCTGGAGTTGATCGTTGCTCAAGCCCGAGAACTGACCCACTGTGATGGGGCCAGCCTCTTTGTCCGAGAGGGAGAAGAATTGCGGTTTTTCGTGGTCAACCGCCATGAGGAGCTGCGGGATCTGCGCCTGCCCCTCAGCCCTTCCAGCATTGTGGGCTATGTGGTGCTCACCGGGGAGAGCCTGAATCTGCCAGATGTCTACCACCTGCCCGCCGATCAGCCCTATGCTTTTAACCCACAGGTGGATCGGCAAACCGGCTATCGCACCCGCTCCTTGCTCACTGTGCCCATGCGGGATCCCTCAGGAAAGATCCTCGGCGCCCTACAACTGTTGAACCGCCTAAAGCCGGATCACCCCACCCCCCTAGCTCCTGACCAAGTGGCCGAGTGGAGCCAACCTTTTTCTGAGCTGGAAGTTAGCGTGGCAGAAGCCCTAGCCTCCCAGGCGGCGGTTGCCTATCAAAACGTCCAATTGCGGGAAGAACTCAAATCTGCCCACTTCGAGACCATCTTCTGTCTGTCTGTGGCCGCAGAATACCGAGATCAAGATACCTCTTTTCACCTGAAGCGGATGAGCAACTACTCCCGCATCATCGCCAAACAGTTGGGCCTCTCCAGCCATGAGCAAGAGCTGATCTTCTACGCCAGTCCCATGCACGATGTGGGCAAAATCGGGATCCCGGATGCCATCTTGCAAAAGCCGGGGCGTCTGACCCCAGAAGAGCGGCAGATCATGAACCGCCACCCTGAGATTGGTTATGAGATCCTCAGCAAGTCCGACTCCGAGCTGATGAAAAAGAGCGCCATCATCGCTCTGACCCACCACGAGAAGTTCGACGGCAGTGGGTATCCGCGCGGCCTCAAAGGAGAAGGGATCCCTCTAGAAGGGCGGATTGTGGCCTTAGCCGATGTATTCGATGCCTTGGCCAGCCGTCGCCCCTACAAAGAAGCCTGGGCTTTGAATGAGGTCTTTCAGTTTGTAGAGGACAACAGAGGCAGCCATTTCGATCCGCAAGTGGTGGCCGCCTTTAACCGAGGACGCAGCGAAATTCTGGAAATCTACCACCGCTATC
Proteins encoded in this region:
- a CDS encoding FHA domain-containing protein: MATGAQSSPSQLWHVLVIDDEQGRRAVALSAATYSIGRDPSNAIVIDSAAVSRQHALLLRLPHKDGQYTYRLLDGNIEGKRSTNGVSVNGQRCLSWDLKDGDQILLGNQVRMQYCIRQLSDEDFQRYLQSVSFRSVKAEVVDRRSTTMQRFDPPSMQAILPQEETTERIDVKPQRRNPLRLLFQTLWGRLRGKLR
- a CDS encoding DUF2949 domain-containing protein translates to MEPTLPDLQALSQWDRQFCQFAEQQQLLKPKQLALALKIQRQQHGPLALILWQLGFVGLQHLAQFWEKMPSEAESELLEDRACGG
- a CDS encoding HD domain-containing phosphohydrolase — translated: MSLPTPFGLHPSTTEFEASDALRLSQRLIQVGIALSSETDLGRLLELIVAQARELTHCDGASLFVREGEELRFFVVNRHEELRDLRLPLSPSSIVGYVVLTGESLNLPDVYHLPADQPYAFNPQVDRQTGYRTRSLLTVPMRDPSGKILGALQLLNRLKPDHPTPLAPDQVAEWSQPFSELEVSVAEALASQAAVAYQNVQLREELKSAHFETIFCLSVAAEYRDQDTSFHLKRMSNYSRIIAKQLGLSSHEQELIFYASPMHDVGKIGIPDAILQKPGRLTPEERQIMNRHPEIGYEILSKSDSELMKKSAIIALTHHEKFDGSGYPRGLKGEGIPLEGRIVALADVFDALASRRPYKEAWALNEVFQFVEDNRGSHFDPQVVAAFNRGRSEILEIYHRYQETR
- a CDS encoding cation:proton antiporter; this encodes MLAVEAAAPLEPEGAANLLPLILAAVLMALVVIYLASRIAGEIAVRLGFPPVLGELLGGVTVGTSALGLLVFPEGQVSGQELHTLAQSSALMQFLQATAGLDEGSLVQVFSSQSQIIDILSEIGVIVLLFEIGLESDLAELLRVGPQAAAVAVIGVAVPFLAGTLGLLYLFHVPVIPAIFAGAALTATSIGITARVLAELQKLTSPEGQVIIGAAVLDDVLGIIILAVVAGLAKNGEVNLSDIGIIILSAIVFLVGSIVLGRLLSPYFVALLNSLKTRGNPLLPALVLAFLLAYVGQIIHLEAILGAFAAGLILAETEKRQELEEQIKPISDLLVPIFFVCVGAKTNLAVLNPTLPVNREGLIIAVFLIGVAIVGKLAAGLGAFGKPGINRYAIGVGMIPRGEVGLVFAGVGAASGVLSDALDVSIIVMVIATTFVAPLWLRGVLIGEANSPSLLDLQAEASEQDRKDSTDETASSLPDSERVGIPEG
- the pth gene encoding aminoacyl-tRNA hydrolase; this encodes MTQVKPKEVDEISLQLVVGLGNPGPQYANTRHNCGFMVVDRLAQRWGIPLVLEKRFQGSYGEGFALGGKRRLLKPETYMNRSGQSVRAVLDWYKLDLASVLVVYDDMDLPLGRLRLRGSGSAGGHNGMKSIIQHLGSEAFPRLRLGVGKPKGSQDVVGHVLGGFAPAEQEVLERVLDVAVEAVECCWQEGLRTAMNRFNPLDLSGPSSDLDGSNPAPGHGEASS
- a CDS encoding NAD(P)H dehydrogenase subunit NdhS, with translation MNTTPTPTLLEALPPIYPGVAVRVINPNDTYYCFEGQVQRVTDNHAAVLFEGGNWDKLVTFRLTELEVVDKSRP
- a CDS encoding low-complexity tail membrane protein; this encodes MRSHWQEPFLWIHAAGILLFPLWVGLTLIGLATGDPLLPVGAEQAWVAVVGIGPVFAMQWRKPFDIFSVWVASVPPEELTLEQRRILAAFLSPEHKILTLLAAILMLEVGERLYDFAPLFAPLTPGNGTRLAGLAIAAFGFWGSNLFLQIPIATIRVLLLSEPELAQMDPVPVEEIESRFSVIGNRRSPLLQRLLRRISGQDSEGTSKDQKDKVKNRATENPQPESEKRDPSGEVAMPAPETPPDPT